The Helianthus annuus cultivar XRQ/B chromosome 16, HanXRQr2.0-SUNRISE, whole genome shotgun sequence genome includes a window with the following:
- the LOC110875630 gene encoding uncharacterized protein LOC110875630, giving the protein MRSFVWAEIGNGLSTSAWFDSWNNIGPLIQFFTPRQIANAGFRLDAKVADIFLESLWGWPNEWRDRLPALNQLDSWSIQPDKDDKLFWRQGDLLHDFSTARAWDSFRHREVEVEWCRIVWFSQCIPRHAFLMWLIMRRKLLTQDKILSWDISRRKNMNMMCCLLCYANHDSHNHLFFECKFSDQIWHKVRHKAGMESVDSNWDDIVNWLVIRSRSKSARNFVARLLVAATAYLIWQERNARLFKNELRPPEAIIELIFQHVRYKLMGAKLKNCENVRRLLGEWGIIGANLREDVG; this is encoded by the coding sequence ATGAGGAGTTTTGTTTGGGCCGAAATTGGGAATGGTTTATCGACTTCAGCTTGGTTCGACTCGTGGAATAATATAGGTCCGTTGATTCAGTTTTTTACCCCGAGACAAATTGCGAATGCAGGATTCAGGTTGGATGCCAAAGTGGCTGATATCTTCTTAGAGTCTTTGTGGGGTTGGCCGAATGAGTGGAGAGATCGTCTCCCGGCCCTTAATCAGCTCGATAGTTGGTCTATTCAGCCGGATAAGGACGATAAACTCTTTTGGCGACAAGGGGATCTCCTTCATGATTTTTCAACGGCTCGGGCTTGGGATTCTTTTAGACATCGAGAGGTGGAGGTAGAGTGGTGTCGTATCGTTTGGTTCAGCCAATGCATTCCTCGCCATGCATTTTTAATGTGGCTTATTATGAGACGTAAGTTACTTACTCAGGATAAGATTTTGAGCTGGGATATCTCGCGGAGAAAAAACATGAACATGATGTGTTGTTTGCTTTGTTATGCAAATCATGATTCTCATAACCATCTGTTCTTCGAGTGTAAATTCTCGGATCAGATTTGGCATAAAGTCAGACATAAAGCGGGTATGGAGTCGGTTGATTCTAATTGGGATGACATTGTTAATTGGCTTGTAATTCGGTCCAGGTCGAAATCAGCTAGAAACTTTGTTGCAAGGTTATTGGTAGCGGCCACTGCTTATCTCATCTGGCAGGAGCGTAATGCTAGATTATTCAAGAATGAGTTGAGACCTCCAGAAGCTATTATTGAACTTATTTTTCAACATGTCCGATATAAATTGATGGGAGCGAAGCTAAAGAACTGTGAAAATGTCCGAAGGCTTCTAGGCGAATGGGGAATTATTGGAGCTAATCTTCGGGAAGATGTTGGCTGA